From the bacterium genome, one window contains:
- a CDS encoding radical SAM protein has protein sequence MINTTVARKHQGIFSEIRRVFDQRNLDSLILFVTNSCNLRCGFCCYAENRNQSRDISLDNLLTLSRTMPAFRALLISGGEPFMRHRLEDIMLAFCRNNGVQAIYVPTNGWFSDLSVDTCRKFLEQEKSAMLTISFSVDGMEETHDRLRGKSGAFANLCKTIEKLSPLRDQFANLRLRISSVVTAENVDEIPETLKFFRDRYILDEHSLEIVRDSYWKTANHGSVERKNIVDRYLSLLNQAHEMYSGKHRTSGRSVLGDVPASLTNLALYSLNRAMAQIKRDRIMGKLWPFPCVAGRTILVVNGSGSLRACEHRDEVLDLNPLDFDFQKAMATGAIAKECARIAVDRCDCIHGCFVGNSLQHSPCAVLTRVAPQAIKRLFLRFLH, from the coding sequence ATGATCAATACCACGGTCGCACGCAAACATCAGGGTATCTTTTCCGAAATTAGGAGAGTTTTTGATCAGCGGAATCTCGATAGCCTGATACTCTTCGTCACTAACTCGTGTAATCTGCGTTGTGGTTTTTGTTGTTATGCGGAAAACAGGAACCAGTCCCGTGACATTTCTTTAGATAACCTGCTGACCCTCAGCCGGACGATGCCAGCCTTCCGGGCTCTGTTGATATCGGGGGGCGAGCCCTTTATGCGGCATAGGCTGGAGGATATCATGCTGGCATTCTGCCGTAACAACGGCGTACAGGCGATCTATGTCCCGACAAACGGTTGGTTCTCCGACCTCTCGGTTGACACCTGCCGCAAGTTTCTCGAGCAGGAGAAGTCCGCCATGCTGACGATCAGTTTCTCCGTGGACGGCATGGAGGAAACCCACGACCGTTTGCGCGGTAAGAGCGGTGCTTTTGCCAATCTTTGTAAGACCATCGAAAAACTTTCCCCGTTGCGGGATCAATTTGCGAACCTGCGCTTACGCATTAGCAGTGTTGTGACTGCTGAAAATGTCGACGAAATACCTGAGACGCTTAAGTTTTTTCGCGATCGTTACATCCTTGATGAACACTCGCTTGAGATCGTGAGAGATTCCTATTGGAAAACCGCAAATCATGGTTCTGTCGAACGAAAAAACATAGTGGATAGATACCTGTCGCTCCTGAACCAGGCGCACGAGATGTACTCCGGCAAACACCGTACCTCGGGACGGAGCGTGCTTGGTGATGTTCCTGCAAGTTTGACTAATCTCGCTTTGTACTCACTTAACCGTGCCATGGCGCAAATCAAACGAGATCGAATTATGGGGAAACTCTGGCCTTTCCCTTGTGTTGCCGGACGCACGATACTCGTTGTAAATGGTTCTGGCAGCCTTCGCGCATGTGAGCATCGCGATGAGGTTTTGGATTTGAACCCATTAGATTTTGATTTTCAAAAGGCCATGGCCACAGGCGCCATAGCTAAGGAATGTGCTCGGATAGCGGTGGATCGCTGTGACTGCATTCATGGCTGTTTTGTCGGCAACAGCCTCCAGCATTCTCCTTGCGCCGTCCTGACCCGGGTTGCGCCTCAAGCCATAAAGAGACTGTTTTTGCGGTTTCTGCATTGA
- a CDS encoding glycosyltransferase — MKRVMCFSSCSTNLRYQACVRIMREQGIEVIVSKPHRSPGSLMELFVTIFPNCWIALTCRADLAGGFKPHLNVTLPLLIAKLRGIPTWLDVDDLCHAYLTGWMSKLLEIIQKPFPRFYSMVSYHNNNLRNFLVDERGVRPERIFRVEQGVDCTLFNGNADKGQIAAIRSRYALDGKPVAVYTAHLNVASDLEPVMQTWRKVLCDIPDATLLIVGGGPLRQHFEQMAKQYELSQHLHFIGEVRHNEVPSYFAVADVALVYFSERLVNKYRCSLKLREYFAAGVKVVCNDFAEFKDYDHLTYQSDSRIDSFAAMIVSVLRNGGDGRERTAQEYTRKHLHWPLIVGSMVAEINRRIQR, encoded by the coding sequence ATGAAAAGAGTCATGTGTTTTTCTTCCTGTTCGACAAATTTGCGCTATCAGGCATGTGTACGCATTATGCGCGAACAGGGCATAGAGGTAATCGTTTCCAAGCCTCACCGCTCGCCAGGTTCCCTCATGGAGCTTTTTGTGACCATCTTTCCTAACTGCTGGATCGCCTTAACATGCCGTGCCGATTTGGCCGGGGGGTTTAAGCCGCATTTAAATGTTACTTTGCCCCTTCTGATCGCCAAACTTCGAGGCATTCCCACATGGCTTGATGTGGACGATCTTTGTCATGCTTATCTGACGGGATGGATGAGTAAGTTGTTAGAGATTATACAGAAACCGTTTCCGCGCTTCTACAGTATGGTCAGTTACCATAATAACAATCTGCGCAACTTTCTGGTGGATGAGCGGGGGGTACGGCCTGAGCGAATATTTCGAGTCGAACAAGGCGTTGACTGCACTTTGTTTAACGGCAATGCAGATAAAGGCCAAATAGCGGCCATTCGGAGTCGCTACGCCCTGGATGGAAAGCCGGTGGCCGTCTATACCGCCCATCTCAACGTTGCCAGCGATCTTGAGCCTGTGATGCAAACATGGCGAAAAGTGCTGTGCGATATACCGGATGCCACACTGCTCATTGTAGGTGGCGGGCCTCTTCGGCAACATTTCGAGCAAATGGCTAAACAATATGAACTCTCCCAGCATCTTCACTTCATCGGGGAGGTTCGCCATAACGAAGTCCCTTCGTACTTTGCCGTGGCAGATGTGGCCTTAGTCTACTTTTCCGAGCGTCTGGTAAACAAATATCGATGCTCTCTGAAACTCCGCGAGTACTTTGCCGCCGGAGTAAAGGTGGTGTGCAACGACTTTGCTGAATTCAAAGATTACGACCACCTGACATATCAGTCGGATTCCCGGATAGATTCCTTCGCCGCCATGATCGTATCTGTCCTGCGAAACGGCGGCGACGGGCGCGAACGCACAGCCCAGGAATACACTCGAAAACACCTTCATTGGCCTCTCATTGTCGGATCCATGGTGGCAGAGATTAACAGACGGATTCAGAGATAA
- a CDS encoding glycosyltransferase, with protein MRLSIVIPAHNEENRIGPMLEAYLPYFTSRYQNEVEFLVVVNGSTDRTDQIVASFASRFPGLKAIIEPKPIGKGGALMVGFSEARGELIGFVDADGATPPQAFQDLVDNIGESGAIIASRWAKGAQVSPRQPLDRRVVSRIFNLMTRALFGLRLTDTQCGAKLMRREAVQTILSRLGITQWAFDVDLLFQLRRAGFKIREIPTTWHDVEGSKVHVGSASQEMMMALIRLRLIYSPFKWVVDFYDRVLGPWIHPVGMVRDHLLTHSLVLFIGAQFSNICNLLFQVTMARMLGNTEYGVLSAILGALMMLGMPLASLGGGVTHFTALFMAGNERDKIKAMMAALTRDLLIPALLLIMVALLARQELMAAFKIDSPVPIYLAIGAVVVGLLGAIPGGVLSGMQAFKWGALIGNGAAVLRLIAGLVLALMGLGAVGGLTAHVVGLLVSVALSLVICGALLGRASVSLARPTGIYAYMGGYMAAFTAYGVLSGADLLLVKYYFSPEQAGVFSKAAMVARMVFFLPGPVCSAMFPKVTSGGESSQATTRTLYKAMVVTGLIVASMGLVFLAFPGFILKILVKEAQPGQIEILRGMVLALTPLTMVMVLLNYELAQRRFRIMIPLFICAAGYLFGVAYWHETLLQVVAVLAAASVAALLGCLAYLRGSEHPHPNPLP; from the coding sequence ATGCGGCTTTCGATAGTAATTCCGGCTCATAATGAAGAAAACAGGATCGGTCCCATGCTGGAGGCCTATCTGCCCTACTTTACTTCGCGATACCAGAATGAGGTAGAATTTCTGGTGGTAGTGAATGGGTCCACAGATCGAACCGACCAGATTGTCGCTTCCTTTGCCAGTCGTTTCCCCGGCCTGAAGGCCATCATTGAACCCAAGCCCATTGGGAAAGGTGGGGCCTTGATGGTGGGGTTTAGCGAGGCCCGTGGTGAGTTAATCGGCTTTGTAGATGCCGATGGCGCCACGCCGCCGCAAGCCTTTCAAGATCTGGTGGACAATATCGGGGAGTCGGGTGCGATCATCGCCTCCCGCTGGGCCAAAGGGGCCCAAGTCAGTCCGCGTCAACCGTTGGATCGGCGGGTGGTCTCCCGGATTTTTAATTTAATGACCCGCGCGTTGTTTGGCCTACGGCTGACCGATACCCAATGCGGGGCCAAATTGATGCGGCGTGAAGCCGTTCAGACCATATTGTCACGTCTGGGCATCACTCAATGGGCGTTTGATGTAGATCTGCTGTTCCAACTCCGCCGGGCGGGCTTCAAGATCAGGGAGATTCCCACGACCTGGCACGATGTTGAAGGCTCCAAGGTTCATGTGGGGAGTGCCTCGCAGGAAATGATGATGGCGCTGATCCGCTTACGTTTGATCTATTCGCCATTTAAATGGGTTGTGGACTTTTATGATCGGGTACTTGGGCCTTGGATTCATCCCGTGGGCATGGTACGTGACCATCTTTTGACGCATAGTCTAGTTCTATTCATTGGCGCCCAGTTTAGTAATATCTGTAATCTTTTATTTCAAGTCACCATGGCGCGGATGCTGGGGAATACTGAATATGGCGTGCTGTCCGCCATTCTCGGCGCGCTCATGATGCTCGGGATGCCGCTGGCGTCCTTAGGTGGCGGGGTGACGCATTTTACGGCACTGTTTATGGCCGGGAATGAGCGGGATAAAATCAAGGCCATGATGGCCGCCTTGACGCGGGATTTATTGATACCCGCTCTGCTTCTGATAATGGTGGCGCTCTTGGCCCGGCAGGAGCTGATGGCCGCCTTTAAGATTGATTCGCCGGTGCCGATCTATCTGGCGATTGGCGCCGTCGTTGTGGGGCTATTGGGGGCCATTCCTGGTGGTGTATTGTCTGGGATGCAGGCCTTTAAGTGGGGTGCCCTGATTGGAAATGGAGCTGCAGTACTGAGGTTGATCGCGGGACTTGTCCTAGCGCTGATGGGGCTGGGTGCTGTTGGAGGTTTGACCGCGCATGTGGTGGGGTTGTTGGTGTCTGTGGCGCTTTCCCTTGTGATATGTGGCGCTTTACTGGGACGGGCAAGTGTATCTCTGGCGCGGCCGACAGGGATTTATGCCTACATGGGCGGCTACATGGCGGCATTTACAGCCTACGGGGTCTTGTCTGGTGCTGACCTGCTTCTGGTTAAGTATTATTTCTCACCGGAGCAGGCGGGCGTTTTTTCAAAAGCGGCTATGGTGGCGAGAATGGTCTTTTTTCTGCCAGGCCCGGTCTGTTCAGCCATGTTCCCAAAAGTAACCTCCGGGGGAGAGTCATCACAGGCAACGACCAGGACTTTATACAAGGCCATGGTAGTGACGGGCCTGATTGTGGCGTCCATGGGCCTGGTCTTTCTGGCGTTCCCTGGTTTTATCCTCAAGATTTTGGTGAAAGAGGCGCAGCCCGGACAGATTGAAATCCTGAGGGGGATGGTTCTGGCGCTGACCCCGTTGACCATGGTCATGGTACTGCTGAATTATGAACTGGCTCAG